The sequence GGGACTGACTGAAGGCAGCCAGAACTCATCGGCGGCGTTCAGTGCTCCAAAGCCCAAGCCAATCAAGCCAGCGAAGAGCGCCATCGGCGCCATCCAGCGCAGCTCCAGCACCGCGATCGCGTGGCGCTCGGCATCCAATCCCGGTCCCACCAGATCAATCAGCGGATCAGCTGCCAAAAACAGCAGCAGGGTGACGCCGATCAGCGCCGCCCCAACCAAGGTGTTGATCGCAGCGAGCACATGGGCGCCCTCCTCGCGGGGACGGCGGGCCAACGCACTGACCATGGCGCTGTGAAACGGTCCGTTAATCCCGCCAAGCAGGATCAGCAGAAAGCCCGGCAGCACATAGGCGTAGTTGTAGGCGTCGTAGGCCGCCCCAACGCCAAAGGCGGCGGCAATGGCCTGCTGGCGCACCAGGCCAGCCAACTTGCTGAGGGCGGTCGCCACCGCCACGATCAAGGCGATGCGGCGCAGCGAGCGGTTGGCTTGGCTCATCGAGGCGCCTGCGGGCCCAAACTCGGGCGATTCTTGCCGCTTTACATGCCCGCTGCCGCATCCCCCACAGAACGTCTTCCGGTTCTGGCCCTCGAGGACCTGCATGAGGGGGTGCTGCTCAAGCGCTACAAGCGCTTTCTGGCGGACGTGGAACTCAGCAACGGCGAAGTCGTCACGGCCCACTGCGCCAACACCGGGCCGATGACGGGGGTGCTGCAGATCGGCGGACGCGTCAGGCTGCGCTATGCCCCCTCGCCCACCCGCAAGCTCTCCTGGACCTGGGAGCAGGCTGAGGTGCCGGGTGCCGATGGCCAGCCGGTGTGGGTGGGCATCAACACAGCGCTCCCCAACCGACTGGTGCGCGCCACGATCGAAACCGGCTGCCTCGAGCCCTGGCTGGGACCGATCGCCAGCATCCGTGCGGAGGTGACCTATGGCCTGAACCGCCGCAGCCGCATTGACCTACTGCTCACCCCAGCCAAGGGGGCTGAGGACCCGCGCCCGATCTACCTCGAGGTCAAAAACACCACCTGGTGCGACGGCGATCTCGCGCTCTTCCCAGACACGGTGACGGAACGGGGGCAGAAGCACCTGCAGGAGCTCATGGGCGTGCTGCCGGAGGCCCGGGCGGTGCTCGTCCCCTGCCTGAGCCGCTCGGATCTCCAGCGCTTCGCCCCCGGCGATCAGGCCGACCCGCGCTACGGGGAACTCTTCCGCGAAGCCCTCGATGCAGGCGTGGAGGTCCTGCCCTGCCGATACAGCTTCAGTGAAAGCAGCATCGACTGGCTCGGGGTGGCCGGCGTCCAAGCCCAGAGCGGAGACTCATAGAGTTAGGAACCTCGAGCCAGCCGCTGTGGATACCCGCGCGTTTAAGCGATCGCTCCATCACTCCGATCGCTACAACCGCCGCGGCTTTGGTCTGGGCGAAGAAGTGGCCGG is a genomic window of Synechococcus sp. A10-1-5-1 containing:
- the sfsA gene encoding DNA/RNA nuclease SfsA, translated to MPAAASPTERLPVLALEDLHEGVLLKRYKRFLADVELSNGEVVTAHCANTGPMTGVLQIGGRVRLRYAPSPTRKLSWTWEQAEVPGADGQPVWVGINTALPNRLVRATIETGCLEPWLGPIASIRAEVTYGLNRRSRIDLLLTPAKGAEDPRPIYLEVKNTTWCDGDLALFPDTVTERGQKHLQELMGVLPEARAVLVPCLSRSDLQRFAPGDQADPRYGELFREALDAGVEVLPCRYSFSESSIDWLGVAGVQAQSGDS